In a single window of the Coffea eugenioides isolate CCC68of chromosome 3, Ceug_1.0, whole genome shotgun sequence genome:
- the LOC113766758 gene encoding uncharacterized protein LOC113766758: MLDLGTSINMMPKIIYASRNLGPLKETVIIIQLADRTNAYPDRLVEDVLVQVNELVFPADFYILDMGDVKSINPSPILLGRPFLSTVRTKIDVNEGTLSMEFDGETVNFNIFEEMKYPEESNSVFALSVIEPIVQEIFELDGENALEVALTKHLELGVILKVDMKDELHQAVEALHSLPTISPRYELTSLFVPETQTKLLSSVVKAPELEFKPLPKHLKYAFLEDRETLSVIIFAQLSPSQEDKLVRVLSDHKETIGWSIADIKRISPSLCMHRIRLEDDAKPVR; encoded by the coding sequence ATGTTAGATTTAGGAACGTCAATCAACATGATGCCTAAAATCATTTATGCGTCCCGGAATCTTGGGCCACTAAAAGAAACGGTTATCATAATCCAACTAGCTGACCGCACCAATGCTTACCCAGATAGGCTAGTTGAGGATGTTTTGGTTCAGGTGAATGAATTAGTTTTTCCAGCAGATTTTTATATCCTGGATATGGGGGATGTGAAGTCAATAAATCCGTCACCTATTCTGTTAGGGAGACCGTTTCTTAGCACTGTTAGGACTAAGATAGATGTGAATGAGGGTACTTTATCAATGGAGTTTGATGGTGAAActgtaaattttaatatttttgaagaGATGAAGTATCCAGAGGAATCTAACTCAGTCTTTGCTTTGAGTGTTATTGAACCCATTGTACAGGAAATCTTCGAACTGGATGGTGAAAACGCATTGGAAGTGGCCTTGACGAAGCATCTTGAATTAGGTGTAATTCTTAAGGTGGACATGAAGGATGAGTTGCACCAGGCAGTTGAAGCACTACATTCACTTCCGACCATTTCTCCAAGGTATGAGCTTACCTCTCTTTTTGTGCCAGAAACTCAGACAAAGTTGTTGTCTTCAGTTGTGAAGGCACCAGAGTTAGAGTTTAAACCCCTCCCGAAACATCTGAAGTATGCATTCCTGGAAGACCGAGAGACGCTTTCGGTGATCATTTTTGCCCAACTATCTCCAAGTCAAGAGGACAAACTGGTACGAGTCCTTAGTGATCATAAGGAGACGATTGGTTGGAGTATAGCAGATATCAAAAGAATAAGTCCGTCCTTATGCATGCACCGAATAAGGCTTGAGGATGATGCGAAACCGGTAAGATAG